A stretch of the Nitrospinota bacterium genome encodes the following:
- the dmpI gene encoding 4-oxalocrotonate tautomerase DmpI, which yields MPIVTLDGPVIKDLDKKRRLVESVTEAAYQAYDLPKSTIVVLIKENIPENVGVGGELISDRAK from the coding sequence ATGCCCATAGTAACTTTAGATGGTCCTGTAATAAAAGATCTGGATAAAAAAAGAAGACTGGTAGAATCTGTGACAGAAGCTGCTTATCAGGCTTATGACCTGCCAAAATCAACAATCGTTGTGCTTATAAAAGAAAACATTCCTGAGAATGTTGGTGTTGGTGGTGAGCTCATCTCAGATAGAGCTAAGTAG
- a CDS encoding MgtC/SapB family protein, whose translation MMFNDFFEEPVFLLGRIILAGFLGGLIGLERDIHGRAAGLRTNLLVSMGAAVFMIMSEMVASPGPNLKGSEMMSGDPGRIAAQIVTGIGFLGAGTIIKAGITIRGLTTAACLWVVAGIGMASGAGYYSIAIVTTFMSICSLQGLLYLEKLYPKDTFGTLMITTTNEADPSFIRSTIKSMKDVSMKMISFNLKREYDTGITTATASIRFSRKDYSEDLADVVIRSFENTKIPLKSIRWELQ comes from the coding sequence ATGATGTTTAATGATTTCTTTGAAGAGCCAGTTTTCCTTTTAGGCAGGATTATTTTAGCCGGCTTCCTCGGAGGTCTTATAGGTCTGGAACGTGACATTCACGGAAGAGCAGCAGGTCTTCGTACCAATCTGCTTGTTAGTATGGGTGCCGCAGTCTTCATGATAATGTCAGAAATGGTCGCTAGCCCAGGCCCGAACCTCAAGGGAAGCGAAATGATGAGTGGTGATCCCGGCCGTATCGCAGCTCAAATTGTTACGGGTATAGGGTTTTTAGGCGCTGGAACAATAATAAAAGCAGGGATTACAATTCGAGGACTCACAACAGCAGCTTGCCTCTGGGTTGTTGCTGGCATAGGAATGGCATCTGGTGCTGGATATTACTCTATAGCTATTGTAACGACCTTTATGTCCATCTGTTCTCTGCAAGGCCTTCTTTATCTCGAAAAGCTCTATCCAAAAGACACCTTTGGAACTCTTATGATAACCACGACAAACGAAGCCGATCCATCATTTATTCGTAGCACGATTAAAAGTATGAAAGATGTGAGCATGAAAATGATATCTTTTAACCTTAAACGAGAATATGATACGGGAATTACTACAGCAACAGCATCAATCAGATTTTCTAGGAAAGATTATTCCGAAGATCTGGCTGACGTTGTCATCAGATCTTTTGAGAATACTAAAATTCCCTTAAAGTCTATAAGATGGGAACTTCAGTAA